The following are encoded in a window of Phaeodactylum tricornutum CCAP 1055/1 chromosome 29, whole genome shotgun sequence genomic DNA:
- a CDS encoding predicted protein, whose product MSDDIQKKIEEIEAEMARTQKNKATNYHIGTLKAKLAKLRSELTNGPGGKSAGSKDAGRGFDVSKSGDTRIGLVGFPSVGKSTLLTTLTGTRSEAAAYEFTTLTCIPGTMKYKGARIQVLDLPGIIEGAADGRGRGRQVISTARTCNLILVVLDSAKPVTHKKIIENELFSFGIRINQNPPDIKVMTKNAGGIGYQEMVKQTQGMSADVARVVCKEYKISCAEIILREDVSVDQFIDVIEGNRAYIPVLYVFNKIDAITIEELDILDQMPNYVPISSQHEWNLEELMEEIWHRCSMLRVYTKPKGQIPDYDEPVILHAENPTIEEFCNRLHKSIIDSFSHAWVWGRSAKHQPQRCGKDHVLADEDIVQICKKV is encoded by the exons ATGTCGGATGAtattcaaaagaaaatcgaGGAGATCGAGGCCGAAATGGCCCGAACTCAAAAGAACAAGGCAACG AATTATCATATTGGAACCCTCAAAGCAAAACTGGCCAAGCTCCGCAGTGAGCTCACGAAC GGTCCTGGTGGAAAATCCGCTGGTTCCAAGGATGCCGGTCGTGGATTTGATGTTTCCAAGTCTGGCGATACGAGAATCGGCCTCGTGGGCTTTCCTTCAGTTGGAAAGTCAACTCTGTTGACGACTTTGACAGGGACAAGGAGCGAGGCAGCTGCATACGA ATTTACCACACTCACTTGCATTCCTGGGACTATGAAATATAAGGGAGCTCGAATTCAAGTGCTGGATCTTCCCG GGATTATTGAGGGCGCCGCTGATGGCCGGGGTCGCGGTCGCCAGGTTATTTCGACTGCACGGACTTGCAATCTTATTCTCGTCGTTTTGGATTCTGCAAAACCCGTTACGCACAAGAAGATTATTGAGAACGAGCTTTTTAGTTTCGGGATTCGGATTAACCAAAATCCTCCTGATATTAAGGTTATGACAAAGAATGCGGGTGGGATTGGATATCAGGAGATGGTCAAGCAAACGCAGGGAATGAGTGCTGATGTTGCGCGTGTCGTTTGCAAAGAGTATAAAATTTCGTGCGCTGAAATAATCCTACGAGAAGACGTCTCAGTGGATCAGTTTATCGACGTCATTGAAGGAAATCGGGCTTACATACCGGTGCTGTATGTGTTCAACAAAATCGATGCAATTACGATTGAGGAGCTTGACATTTTGGACCAGATGCCGAACTATGTCCCGATTAGTAGTCAGCACGAGTGGAATCTAGAAG AACTTATGGAAGAAATTTGGCATCGGTGCAGCATGCTAAGGGT ATACACCAAGCCAAAAGGTCAAATTCCAGATTATGACGAGCCCGTTATTCTTCACGCCGAAAACCCCACAATAGAAGAATTCTGCAATCGGTTGCACAAGAGCATCATCGACTCCTTTAGTCACGCCTGGGTATGGG GTCGCTCGGCGAAGCATCAACCACAACGGTGTGGAAAAGACCATGTACTTGCCGATGAGGATATTGTACAGATTTGCAAGAAAGTGTAA
- a CDS encoding predicted protein, with the protein MKQFGIFSLACALAFSSLAPAYAYSVAPSVPSIIQGGMGIRISQWKLAREVALKGELGVVSGTAMDNVMVRELQKGDAEGSFFRALKTFPDQDMANRIVARFYIEGGKDPSEPYKSIPMWTLTPNQLLLEANVLANYCEVWLAKHNDDGSIIDGLVGMNLLTKVQLPTIASLYGAMMAGVDYIIMGAGIPISVPGFLDNLSECKDCEQKIDVDGVAEKEAPVYKFSPIAFWEAAGKPELAAPLKRPSFLPIVSSTILAQSLLKKASGKGPTRGIQGFVVELSSAGGHNAPPRGFKFDPVFSTHAGGLNERGEPVYGPKDEVDLAKFCKACQGLPFWLAGSYARPERFAEVRALGGAGVQCGTIFALAEESGLDDWIKQDILRKLSETRLDVLTDPAASPTGFPFKVLDLPQSLSQREVYEARPRACNLGYLRQPYKRPDGKIGYRCPAEPEVAFARKGGDAKATVGRKCLCNALCSNAGFPQVGEVKAVNGEKMKYVELPLITTGDDISSCRDFIKEDADGHLGFPAGEIVDYLLSEWKRKPVGSAAEGSMSI; encoded by the coding sequence ATGAAACAATTTGGAATATTCTCGCTTGCTTGCGCATTGGCTTTCTCTTCGTTGGCACCGGCATATGCGTATTCCGTTGCCCCTTCAGTACCAAGCATTATTCAAGGCGGAATGGGAATCCGGATTTCCCAATGGAAGCTTGCGCGTGAGGTAGCCCTGAAAGGTGAGCTAGGTGTGGTTTCAGGCACTGCGATGGATAATGTCATGGTGCGGGAGCTTCAGAAAGGTGATGCGGAAGGATCCTTTTTTCGCGCACTCAAGACTTTTCCTGATCAAGATATGGCAAACCGGATTGTCGCGCGATTTTATATAGAGGGCGGAAAAGACCCTTCGGAGCCTTACAAATCAATTCCAATGTGGACGCTCACCCCTAACCAACTACTCTTGGAAGCCAACGTTCTTGCAAACTACTGTGAAGTTTGGTTGGCCAAGCACAACGACGATGGATCAATTATTGATGGGCTCGTCGGAATGAATCTACTGACAAAGGTCCAACTTCCGACGATCGCATCCCTCTACGGTGCTATGATGGCTGGCGTCGACTACATCATAATGGGAGCTGGAATACCGATCTCGGTTCCTGGATTTCTCGACAATCTATCCGAATGCAAAGACTGTGAGCAGAAGATTGATGTGGACGGAGTTGCAGAGAAAGAAGCCCCGGTTTACAAGTTTTCACCGATTGCGTTCTGGGAAGCAGCGGGGAAGCCAGAATTGGCTGCTCCGTTAAAGCGCCCATCGTTCCTCCCTATAGTTTCTTCTACAATACTCGCTCAGTCCCTTCTGAAAAAAGCCTCCGGAAAAGGGCCGACGAGAGGAATTCAAGGATTCGTGGTGGAGCTCAGTTCCGCAGGAGGCCACAACGCCCCTCCCCGTGGTTTTAAATTTGATCCTGTCTTCAGTACACACGCAGGCGGTTTAAATGAGCGTGGCGAACCTGTATACGGCCCCAAGGATGAAGTCGACCTGGCTAAGTTTTGCAAGGCTTGCCAGGGTTTGCCGTTTTGGCTAGCCGGTTCTTACGCTCGACCTGAACGATTTGCCGAGGTCCGAGCATTGGGAGGTGCAGGTGTCCAGTGTGGTACAATTTTTGCGCTTGCTGAAGAATCTGGCCTCGACGATTGGATCAAACAGGACATTCTTCGCAAACTGTCAGAAACCCGTTTGGATGTGCTGACAGATCCCGCTGCCTCTCCCACAGGATTTCCGTTCAAAGTACTCGATTTACCCCAGAGTCTTTCCCAAAGAGAAGTCTACGAAGCTCGTCCACGTGCATGCAACCTGGGCTACTTGCGACAACCTTACAAACGGCCTGACGGCAAAATTGGTTATCGTTGCCCTGCGGAGCCGGAGGTAGCATTTGCTAGAAAAGGTGGGGATGCCAAGGCCACTGTCGGTCGTAAATGCCTCTGCAACGCCCTCTGTTCGAATGCAGGGTTTCCGCAAGTTGGAGAGGTCAAAGCCGTCAACGGAGAAAAAATGAAGTACGTTGAGCTACCCCTGATCACGACTGGAGACGATATTAGTAGTTGCCGAGACTTCATCAAGGAAGATGCTGATGGTCATTTAGGCTTTCCTGCTGGCGAGATTGTGGATTATCTGCTCTCTgaatggaaaaggaagccggTCGGATCCGCAGCCGAGGGATCGATGTCAATTTAA
- a CDS encoding predicted protein produces the protein PHWDLGGCCEIEEIIFICFYAAYVVAFFVLYHTTILKPMRLLSVFVHEFGHASACFMTGGSVKKIEVYENEGGVTGYTGGCRTLVIPAGYVGGAFWGGVFVALSGSKIGSTIVASLISFALLISLCLKPNTMVVALSLGFSSLLIGFIFIEWFVFDPLLEFITLFFGVFIGMYSVRDIYDDLITRTAEGSDAVACNKLYPCCLPRCVGVQFWMVAFAFQVAGIYCALVWMVTEHN, from the exons CCTCATTGGGACTTGGGCGGATGCTGCGAGATCGAAGAGATCATCTTCATCTGCTTCTACGCAGCCTATGTCGTTGCGTTCTTCGTTCTATACCACACAACCATTCTCAAGCCAATGCGACTATTGTCTGTTTTTGTCCACGAATTTGGTCATGCCAGCGCATGCTTTATGACGGGGGGTTCCGTCAAGAAGATCGAGGTCTACGAAAACGAAGGAGGTGTCACCGGGTACACGGGAGGTTGTCGGACATTGGTTATCCCAGCTGGATACGTTGGCGGTGCTTTCTGGGGAG GTGTCTTTGTGGCTCTAAGTGGCAGCAAAATTGGCTCGACCATTGTGGCATCACTTATTTCTTTTGCTCTATTGATTTCACTTTG CTTGAAGCCGAATACAATGGTTGTAGCTCTCTCGTTGGGCTTTTCGAGTCTTCTAATTGGGTTCATTTTCATTGAGTGGTTTGTTTTCGATCCCCTTCTCGAATTTATTACTCTGTTTTTTGGTGTTTTCATTGGCATGTACAGCGTGCGAGACATCTACGACG ACTTGATCACGCGAACAGCAGAAGGAAGTGATGCTGTGGCCTGTAATAAGCTTTACCCGTGTTGCCTGCCCCGATGTGTTGGAGTTCAGTTTTGGATGGTGGCTTTTGCCTTCCAGGTAGCCGGAATTTACTGTGCCCTAGTTTGGATGGTAACAGAGCACAATTAG
- the PPO gene encoding protoporphyrinogen oxidase (nineth step in heme biosynthesis; N terminus contains ER signal peptide (SignalP score = 0.999); putatively chloroplast targeted) codes for MIAQCFLVTLSLVQSAAAFVAPRAASPFTASSHFHSPIPQLYAAAREVDCLVVGSGVSGSSLAFNLVKNHDVDTLMVERNEVVGGNLISKENEEGFVWEEGPNSFQPTPYISRLVHELGITKDLVLADGSLPRFVYWQGEGAGAKLANLHALPTNLPGDLLDFNLLTWPGKIRAGLGAIGLIAPPPTDREESIREFVTRHLGAETFERVIDPFVSGVYAGDPDELAMKAALKKIHRLEGLGDLGPGLVSGAINRFKEIADEKTSNPPDPAWPTYKGGQLGSFRKGLQTLALAAEEYLGPERVMKNTPIDKVEKLPDGRFKVTVLKDDKPIEIIAKSVCLTSPTRVTCKVAADLVPAATRLAEVYSPPVASVTMAYKKEWFKELPGGTSREPLRGFGHLLPRKMGVRSLGTIWSSSLFPGRAPEGWELLLTYIGGARDKGIADLSEEEIYKQVDADNHEILLKSDAPSGKRIGIRVWQTAIPQYRKGHLEILDALEADEAKVPGFYLGGNYRTGFFFCCLW; via the coding sequence ATGATTGCACAATGCTTTCTAGTAACTCTTAGTTTGGTGCAGTCGGCGGCTGCATTTGTGGCCCCTCGCGCGGCGTCGCCCTTCACGGCATCGTCACATTTTCACTCCCCGATACCACAACTATACGCAGCGGCTCGAGAAGTTGATTGCTTGGTTGTGGGGTCGGGCGTATCTGGAAGCTCTCTCGCCTTTAATCTTGTAAAGAACCACGATGTTGACACCCTTATGGTCGAGCGGAACGAAGTTGTCGGGGGCAATCTCATTTCGAAAGAAAACGAGGAAGGGTTTGTCTGGGAAGAAGGTCCCAATTCTTTCCAGCCTACTCCCTACATTAGTCGACTCGTTCACGAATTGGGCATAACGAAGGACCTCGTTCTCGCGGATGGGTCTTTGCCTCGTTTTGTGTATTGGCAAGGCGAAGGTGCGGGCGCAAAGCTGGCGAACTTACACGCTTTACCAACAAATTTACCCGGGGACTTGCTTGACTTCAACCTGTTGACCTGGCCCGGAAAGATTCGAGCTGGGCTCGGTGCGATTGGCCTTATCGCTCCACCACCGACGGATCGTGAAGAGTCTATAAGGGAATTCGTTACCCGTCATTTGGGTGCCGAAACATTTGAACGCGTGATCGATCCGTTCGTGTCCGGTGTATATGCTGGAGATCCTGACGAACTGGCCATGAAGGCCGCTCTAAAAAAAATTCATCGACTGGAAGGGCTAGGAGATCTTGGGCCGGGTCTGGTCAGTGGTGCGATCAATCGATTCAAGGAAAttgccgacgaaaagacgTCGAACCCACCCGATCCGGCCTGGCCCACTTACAAAGGAGGCCAGCTGGGTTCTTTCCGTAAAGGTTTGCAAACACTTGCCCTAGCGGCGGAAGAATACCTAGGACCGGAGCGTGTAATGAAGAACACGCCTATAGACAAAGTTGAAAAACTGCCCGACGGTCGGTTTAAAGTAACGGTCCTGAAGGATGATAAACCGATCGAAATAATTGCTAAATCCGTCTGTCTGACCTCGCCAACCCGTGTCACGTGCAAGGTTGCCGCTGACTTGGTTCCGGCTGCCACTCGGCTGGCTGAAGTATACTCACCTCCCGTTGCATCTGTCACCATGGCCTACAAGAAAGAGTGGTTTAAGGAGTTGCCCGGTGGTACCTCGAGGGAACCTTTGCGTGGATTCGGCCACTTGCTTCCGCGTAAAATGGGAGTCCGGAGTTTGGGTACCATCTGGTCGAGTTCTCTGTTTCCTGGTCGCGCTCCTGAAGGCTGGGAGCTCTTGCTAACCTACATTGGTGGTGCACGGGACAAAGGCATTGCGGACTtgtccgaagaagaaatttACAAACAAGTCGACGCGGATAATCACGAGATTCTGTTGAAAAGTGACGCTCCGTCTGGCAAAAGGATTGGCATTCGAGTGTGGCAAACTGCCATACCGCAGTACCGTAAGGGTCATTTAGAAATTTTGGATGCATTGGAAGCCGACGAGGCCAAGGTGCCCGGGTTTTATTTGGGAGGTAATTACCGGACCGGTTTTTttttttgttgcctttggTGA